TGTCTTGGGCATTCCAATCGATTTCCGGGCATTCTTTTTGGTACTTGATGTCTCCCCCTAATGCCGGGAAATGGTCCTCATTGAAGATGCAGTCAGCATGACGGGCTGTGAACAGATCCCCCGTGAGGGGTTCAAGGTACTTGATTATCGACGGTGATTTGTACCCCACATAGATCCCCAATTTTCTGTGTGGGCCCATGGATGTACGCTGCGGTGGTGAGATTGGCACATATGTGGCGCATCCGAATTTACGCAGATGGGAAATATTTGGTAGGTTTCCACGTACTAATTACAGGGAAGTGCTGTGATATGCAGTTGGTCGCAATTGGATTAAGTCAGCAGCGTGTAAAACTGCGTGACCCCAACAAGAAGTTGGTAAATTGCAATTCATTAGTAAGGGTCGTGCAATGAGCTTAATTCTCTTAATTAGAGATTCTGCCAATCCATTTTGAGTGTGGACATATGGGACTGAGTGCTGAACTTCAATGCCTAATGCCATACAATAATCATTGAAAGCATGTGAAGAAAATTCAGCAGCGTTGTCCATTCGAATTGATTTAATTCGATTCTCAGGATAATGAGCTTGTAATTTGATAACTTGTCTCATTATTTTGGCAAATGCATGGTTTCATGTAGATAGTAAACACACATGAGACCATCGTGTAGATGCATCTATTAAAACCATGAAATACCTAAAAGGTCCAAACAATGGTTGGATCGGACCACAAATATCGCCTTGAATTCGTTCAAGGAATTGTAGTGGTTCTGCTTGAATTTTAAGATATGAGGGTCTTAAAATGAGTTTCCCAGTAGCACATGCAGTGCACATAAAATCTGAAGATTGTGGGAATTTAGCTTCATTTAAGTCATGACCATTGGAATTGCAGATAATTTTCCTCATCATCCCTATACCAGGATGACCAAGGCGATCATGCCAAGTTTGGAATGCATTTACATTCTGAAAAATTACCTTATACGCAACATGCTCTACGGGTTTTATGTACGTATAGTATAATCCTGATGATAAAGAGGGAATTTTCTCAAATATATGTTTGCCATATCCGTTGTCTTTGGTAAAGAGGAGATATTCCTCTTTGTTGTCTTCATAAGTTTCAACGTGGAAACCATTTTTGCGGATATCTCTATAACCTATGAGGGTACGAGTTGAATCGGGATACAATAAAGCATCCTCAATTACAATTTGTGTACCCATAGGGAGGGTAAATATGGCACGTCCTTTGCCAACAATTACCGCATCGCGTCCAGCGATTGTTAAAATATCTCCATTCAATTTTGTAAGAGTTTGGAAATACTTTATTTCCCTAAGTATAGAGTTTGTGGTGCCACTGTCCACAAGGCACATTTCCTCCTCCATTAGATTGACTCCCGTAGAAATCTTCTCTCTCGTCCTCTTCGTGCTCTGTGTTTCTCGTCGGAATCGCTCTCGCCAGAGAGCAGTGCTGATAACGTGTAAGAATTTGTAAGAAAACTTGTGTTTATTGATTCTGGGCAAAGCCCTATTTATACAAGGATTTGGGGCGCCTCCGGAGAGGCGTCCGTTTACAATAGGCGCCTGTGACGCGAGAAGACGCCTGTACGGACGTTCGCGTCCGTACGGCGCTTTGGACACACGTACGACTCTTAGTGCTAATGACGTCGCTTTATTCTtaacaaaaacaaaataaaaatatcTCATTCATCCCAAAATCCTTGTGGTTCTACATTTGTTCTAAGGCAAACACCTTTATCAATATTATAAAAATATACTTCATGATGAATCTATCAACCTTGATTGTATGATGGACATGGTCGGATGCCACGGCTTTTGTCTTTCGATGTGACATGTTGGACTTCTGTTTTTATTGAAATTTGTAGGATTATAGACACATATGTCAGCAAACGTTCACATTTTTCCACAATTTTCAAATACTTTTGTATTTTAATTTCGTACAATTTTTTTTGTGAGAAAGAATTTCGTGCAAGTTTGTATCACTCTGGTAGCAGTAGATATCAAGGTGATTTGTGCTTCGGGAACTTAaaaaagtactccctccttcacgaattacttgtcgcagaaatggctTGTCACAGAaatagatacatccatttctgcgacaagtaattcagAACGGAGGAAGTAGTCTCGACTCTCGATCATTATATCTCAGAAGCTGGGTTCAGTGTCAAGCTTTGATAATTGAATTTTTTTCCATTCCTCATTTTTGTCTACTGTAGCCCATATTCATGGCCCATGCGATACTTTTGTGTACACGGCCTTTACTCTAAATCATATTCTGCCGAGAAGTTCTATTTctcgaaaagaaaagaaaaaacaggCTATATTATAGCATTGTGGAGACAACGAAACATTGAAGGTTTTGTACAACAGTAAAATTTACGATGGGGGAACTCTAGCTAGCCATGTACAAGTCAATTAGCTGAATACATATGCAAAGTTTACGTCCTTTTACCCTTTTGCAAGGGGTGGTTGTGCTAGCTTTCCCCCTATCACTTTGTTTATTGGCGATTGTGATCTTCAAGAAACCAAACCAAATCATGAGCCTGGCCACAAGCATCAAGTGAAATTACAGCTTTGAGTTGGCACGGCTCAACGTTGCTTCGATGGTTCCATGCGGCTCGTCAGTCGGCATGTACACATCATCAGCAAACTGTACATAGAAATGACTCAGTTAAATATATATACCTCAAGAATGTTTTTGGACTACCAAGTATTAATATTCTGaaaacaggacaaatacatgttGTACCCATTGTTCTCACCTTCACCAATCCTGGATTTTCTTTCCCCCCTAGGTTCACGGGAAGAAAGTGGAGGTTTGGCATCCTAAGCTGAACGGATGCTATGTCTGGGAACCTGGGAGTTGACATCATATGTTCAGGCATACTTGAAAGTAGGGGCTAAATACGGCTGACAAAAAGCTACAGCAGGTAACAAAGTAATGGCCAAATCTCAGCTGCAAACCTGGTAAGAACTTCCCTAGCCATGAGGTATAATGTATTCTGCACGGATGGACTATATACACCAACATCAGAAGGACCAAAGAATGTGTCTGCAAGAACCTTCTTTACATCCTGGTATCTTTGTGTGAAGCAAAATGGCTTTGACGGAAGCTGGGAAATATGCTCGAACGGATACCTGAATACAAAAGAGAAAGCATTATGGTAATCAATTGGATGGATTCTGGCATGTTTTGTTATTTAAAAGACTAGGAAATCGTGAATTGTGACTTGTAACATGAGCTCATATTAGCTTTAAAACCCAAAAGATACTGGCAACAGTATTTCCGTATTTGTAAAGAACTATGCTTGTCCAAGACCATCAGCAATAGAAGTGCTACTCCACTAGACAAACAAGCGACAGTTCAACTTTAAAATACTATAGTAATACTGACACTTGATTTATCGCCTTGAATTTAAGAATTACTATAGACAATAATAAAAGGGTAGAATGACTATCAGCATCGTGGAAAAGAGAACATTTCAGGCAGATGGGGAAGAGTGCGCAAACCTCCACCAAGCAGTTACTTCTGTTGCTACAATTCTTTCTCTTGTTTCAGGAAGAAGAGTGTAGCGGTCCCTCATGAATCCTTCAAATCCAGACTGAGATAGACAGTGATAAGAATTTAGCATTTATTACTTGCACCTGCAGCCTATTTCTGTAATGCTAAACTAAACAGTTCTGAGTAAATTATTTTGCTTAGGTGACACTACATCTAACAAAATTCCTGCCTGATGACATGCTGCATTTGACTCCAAAAGCATGAATACAGACATATTGACATAGCTGTAGCATGTCCATTCCTATTTCAACGGTCTTCTACAAGGACTGTCTCATATCCCATCAACCATGGGAAAAACTTCTGATAAGACTAAATATATCTTCCTACTTAATAATCTCCTATAAATCTCTGTCATATCAGAACTATAACTTATTCAACTATGTACTGTGACTAGCAAACTCAACCAGAGTTGGAGAAATATGGAGAGGACCAAGACAAATGAGTGAAATAAGCACCTGAGTTGTCTTTAGCAGGGAGTATCCTTGTATCCCAGAATTTATAAGCAGGCTTCCAGACTTCTTCACCGTGACCTCTGTGGTGTGCTTTTCAGAACCAAGTTTGAACCCTGCAAAGAAGTCCATTATATAAGTTATCAAATAACTCTGAAATGAATCGTCAGGGAGGGACTGTTTTCCTTTACCAGGACATTTTGCAAGGAAGCTGTATAAATGTGAATATTTACCACAATAAATGTGAGAAAGTTATTCGTTAAAAAATAATCAGCAAGTAGTTGGTAAGAAACAGTGTGCTCGATTATCATAATCCTCCTTTTTGACTATCAGTGGATCTACCAGGAATCTAAGTTTCAAGGAGAAAATGGAAGACATACAGGTAAGGGTACTATTTATGCACCGCACTATCCAACTTGCAATCACAATGATAATGATGTGAAATTATTTGAGAGCTCCATAGGAAAATTATTATTGGCCAATAgtaactactccctctgtaaactttTATAAGATCATCTTATAgaagtttacagagggagtacatgattaAAGATGAGTGGCTCTGGTATTTAACTTATTGGTTAAGCCCCATTTGGTTCTGTTCTCTAATAATAATGGAATACATTTCACTACTTAGAAGAGGGATTCCAAACAGCAAACAAATTTGTGCATTACACTACTTAAATATTCACTTGCCAATTAAGTATCAAGTAGAGTATATGTTCAGTAAAAAACAGTTAAATGATGATTGTGCATCCTCATGCTAGATAAAGCAACATGATGTTTGTTGGCACTTGACAACATATTCTACCTTGTTGGCTGAGTTGTTGATAAATATACATTGCCAAAGGCTTTCAGTATCTAGCATCCCTTTTCTCTAGCTTTACTTCAATTGCTACTGCTTGTTGATCTTTACAATGTTTTTCAATGCATAGACTGTCGCTAAAAACTGTTCATAATGAACGACAGAGTGTTCAGAAATGTGGAAGAAACACACATAACATACTTTTTGTCATAAAATCTTAATGGCCCAGAACAGCTGCAATTCATCCTATTTGCACATGGATCGGATACCGTGCTGATCTACTAAAAGAGTCAGATCAGCATTTCCTTTAAAGGGGTTCAGAACTTCTATGGCAGGTGACCACTGAAACAAGACTGGAGGATGGAGCATATGTCAAATTGTTTTATGCCACTTCTTCAATACAGATTGTACACAAGTTTGGCCATTCGGGGATGTATAATCCCTGGCGTCTGATCTCTGCTTCTACATACTCAGCTGTACTCTCATATTGCTAAGTAAAGCTGGGTGGTTTGGCCATCCTGACTTGGGCTTCCATTTGAATGAAACTTATTATGGCATCATGAAAGCACATTTTGCTTACGACGGCACAAGTAAACAGCAAGCGTAAGCAATGAAACTCTTCTCACCATGCGAATGGGGCTTCCCGTCCACAGCCACACGCTCCCATGGGCGCTCCACGATTGTCACTGCAGCCTCTGAGACCTGCTCGAACAAAGAATACACCATAAATGGCTGGGCTCCACTCTAAATTTCTTTTTAAAAAAATCCACTGCACCATTCCCTACCTGCGGGTACAGTGAGGTGAAATGCCTCCCGAGGATGACCGCGAATTCCTCCATGGACACCACCTCCGTGCACTCCTTGGCCTTCACATACACCTGATCAAGCAAACAAAAGCCGCGGCGAATCAATCAAGGAACTAGGACCGGGAGTACTGGGGAGCATCGCCGCGCCGGGCACAGAGAGAAAGGGAAGAGGGGCGTACGGTGTTCTTGATGGAGTCGGTGGCGACGATGGCGGAGTTGTCGTCGGAGGTGTAGGATGGGAGGCAGTCGGAGACGACGCTGACGGCGACGCTCCACTCGACGAAGAGGTGGCCGCCGGCATCGGCGGGGCGGCGCCAGACGCGGGAGACGCGGACGCGGGACTTGCCATGCCTGCCCTGGAGGTCGAAGTGCCCGGCCATGGGTGGGGATCCGATCTGTACTACCGGGGGTGGATGCGGATGCGGATGCGTCTGTGCGAAGTGGGAATGGATCGGTCGCTGGCGGAAGTGACGCGCACGGGAGTGCTACTGCTTCTTTTGTAGAGGGAGGGAGGGGATGTGTGGCCATGTGGGGACCGCGCGCAGTCGGCGAGATGCCCGTCGTGGTGTCACTCTCGTTCGTCGGCCGTGTGTTGCGCAGGTCGCCGCCTCTGACGCCGTCGAGGTTTTGCTATGCTATGCAAATGGGCCGCTTCGTCATTCATTGCCCGGTCCACGTTGCTGGTATGCACGTAGCATGCCAAGGATAAACCGCTGCCCTGCACACTGTTTCCGTGTAGCAGCTGCAGCACATCGTTTTGCGCTCTCCCTCGTGCCGCGGGCGATGATGCttgtctttttcttcttctttcggTTGCTTGTACCAGCCCGGTCGCTGATAACGTGAGCGTGAGCGTTGTGTTCATGTGTTGTGTGTGGATCCATTTGACTGCGTGGGATGAGGCTGAACCAAAACACAAGTACTCCCTCTTGAGAATACAAATCGGGCATTGATTTTCAGGTCTTTGATTGATTATAGTAAGAAAAAATGCGTTGTGCTCATGTCATAGCAAATATGTTTTTAGATTCGTCGCATACTAGCATGACGCGATCTCAGTCGTAGATTGTATGTGTGCCTTTGTCCGATACGTGGATGATGCCAGGCTCCCGAGATTATGGAGAGAGAAGCCACCAGGCACTACCCCGGATGACGCTTAGATGTTTTAGGGCCTCTCTGATTCAGACGATTCTTATAAACATGTGAAAACTTTGATCTTTATAACAATAAAAGATCAGCAAAAGTATGAAGCATCTTAaatataataaaaattacatcaagCCCCCTAAACCATCGAACGACATTGTCGTTGTCAAGACGTCGATGCGTTGTTGTCGCCGTCCCCACCAGGGACGAAGCTAGAAAAAAAGCTTGATGGGGCCATATCCATGGCAACGGGGTCATCTTTTATAAATCAACAATGATTAGTACTAAGTTAATGAAGGATTTAGTAATTTCATGGGGGTCAATTGACCCCAATACCTACATGCCAGCTCCGTCCCTGGTTCCCACATTGAAGACGGTCTAACCCTACCGATGACAACTAGGAATTCCTCATGCATGTGCCCCAAAGGATCAACGTCCGGGAGCTGCAGTTGTCATCATTGAACTCTAGAATTGATTTGAAGACTTTGATGCCAAATCGTGGCATCGCGACAAACGGTGAGAAACCATAACCTCGCCACCCCGAGGAGCCGATAGGAATCTACACATGAGCTCTGTTTAATCCGTTCAAATGAACGAACTCGAAAAGGATCGGAGCCTAAAAAACCAACTCAAAGATGAAGTGCAGCCATCCGTCCAAGCGTCGTCCGAGCCTAGAAACCATTCAATACTAACTATTGCATGTAGTCTGATGGTGCAGGAAAAATAAAGGTTTCTTCACATGAGATTGAAATGGATGTGAAATTTCGTACAAAATCAAATACAAATGAATCCTAGGGGAAAAAAATATGATCTgcaattctataaatcaaccggGGCATGTAGAAAAATCCAGAAGATTTAAATCATCTTAAATTTCTTTTAGAAATCATTGTTATTTTAATCAAGGACAACGGTATGTTCCCAACGTTCGTACCTATAGGATAGCTCCGAACGATCAAACCTCCATAGTACTCCGAGCCATCGCGACGAGGCTCGACTAGCTAACTCCCCCCCCATCCCCGAGCGATGCAGCACGTgaccttgcccccccccccacgcgCCACCACCTCCCTAACCCAACTTTCTTACCTCCGGAGCAAGAAAAGGCACCCCACGATCTCCATCAAACCCCTCTTCCTCTTTCTATCTCCCTAGCGATGCCCTCAAGCCGGCGACAACACACTCATCTCTGTCCCcctaccaccaccaccaccaccccacCCGATTTGATCCACAAACCATGCAAGGGCACCTGAGGTGCTGAAGTTACCACGAGATCTTGCCTGAAACTACCACCAGGGACACCATATCTTACCAGGCGTTTGGGATCCAGCAAGAAACCAGAAGAATAAGGTACTCCTACAAGACATATATTTCAATTCAGTCCAAACTCAAGGCCCCCACGAAAAAAGAAACACACGGAAAAATAAGTGAAGAAAAGGGGGCCATTTTCCCCGTTTTTACCATATTGTGTGCATATAAGCTACCAACCTGATTCAAATGAGTTACCAGGGGAAATAATAATGTGTACAATAGAAGAATTATCAGGGCATATAcgatttttttgaaaaaaagcAACTCCTTTTCAACTTATTTCACAAAACCATGTAATTCTTCTACAAAACACTTATTGTATCAAAAATAGAAAAGGTTACAAATCCCCAACTAGATCCATACTTGTTTCAATTATTCCACTATTGTATAGGGATGAAGAGCAACAACAAAGCTGCCATCTTGTTTCATACAAAGTTATCATCAGTGGAATAGAAAAGAATGATTTATCATGTGTTACCATACCAACATGGTGCAGGTTGCCACACATTCCGAATATATGCTACCACCAGAAAGTAGAACAGAGAGTTGCAGCAGTCACTAATGTTGCCAAGTGGAATAGACTGCCAAATGACTATCACTTTGTAACCTATAAAAAATGATAATATCAAAATCAGttcaaaaatcacaaaaaataataCAAGAAAAAATACTATTGATGTATGAAAAATTAATGTTCAATAGTGTGACCAATCCTCATAAATTTGTATGCAGGTGTTGTAGGATGGCGGAAATCCACAGAGATAACATGAATGTCAAAGAGCATGGTGGGCAAGAGAACCGGCATGATGATGATGCACGTACGACTAGCTTTGGTTCTGCCAACATCAACCGCCAAGTTGCAGGTAAGAGACAATTCACACACAAAAATGTTAACTCTCTGTCCATGAAGCGCCAAAAATGTTATACTATTATCAGCTCCACATCTGAGCAATTACCATCATAAATGCATAGTAATTACCATGCTACATCTTGTAAACTACCAGGCTTCCTACAAGTAGAAcaccatgttggggaacgtagtaattttaaaaaaaatcctacgcacacgcaagatcatgatgatgcatagcaacgagaggggagagtgttgtccacgtaccctcatagaccgaaagcagaagcgttag
The Aegilops tauschii subsp. strangulata cultivar AL8/78 chromosome 3, Aet v6.0, whole genome shotgun sequence genome window above contains:
- the LOC109743862 gene encoding uricase: MAGHFDLQGRHGKSRVRVSRVWRRPADAGGHLFVEWSVAVSVVSDCLPSYTSDDNSAIVATDSIKNTVYVKAKECTEVVSMEEFAVILGRHFTSLYPQVSEAAVTIVERPWERVAVDGKPHSHGFKLGSEKHTTEVTVKKSGSLLINSGIQGYSLLKTTQSGFEGFMRDRYTLLPETRERIVATEVTAWWRYPFEHISQLPSKPFCFTQRYQDVKKVLADTFFGPSDVGVYSPSVQNTLYLMAREVLTRFPDIASVQLRMPNLHFLPVNLGGKENPGLVKFADDVYMPTDEPHGTIEATLSRANSKL